In Solobacterium moorei, a single genomic region encodes these proteins:
- a CDS encoding SpaA isopeptide-forming pilin-related protein, with protein MKIEKIKKQIQNLILRIMSVFMIFTLISHMHVHAESTTITCTNVPGRQVYYVDGVAYDTPESHFLRADGVPAYCIQPKIPEIYHPIGYVGEDPGWTKMSELDQNIMLAYAFFGYGFDGERTDERYLAAQDLIWEYLGTTNITRATIDTTQKKNEIRSLVEQLHTMPNLQVVEYNNNVKEGSFFTGEIDGNIPVHVINTNGNLANFDVLVENGTLVDANGELVSTVVGNDFYVKVAMGQQAKIRFINKLLYRNDEGGENQIIYRSSINQDVIKAGKLHVDSAEINLHAVGTSLNLIKHDVDTNLQKPQGAAESFVQTSYELFDETTQTTVGMLNIDESGVSNTIDGLYYSHQYSVKEITAPKGYKLDTEKKTVLFNQLPSYTNHISLDVTDDVITGKFRIHKLFVDKHQSALATNEQGATFTAILQKHIDRFGSFEEAYQHLSEFTPKEYAVITTDEEGIAESGELAYGKYTIRQTSAKDSEMELLKEDFVFEVSRENQPEVKYEISNISKEYYVRLVKKDAETNEIIDFHSVGFKIKDADGNYVVQRVGERSYDTFQTSAKEDEKYPEGTFCVAQQHGTITTPLKLAPGSYTIEEISSPDGFTRETQEIPFTLKQENVVNVDEDNNQYITVEVRNNRIYGKLELQKKVEEYQSDRNLVIEKSLAGIVFRLIAAEDIIEPIHGNVILPKGQVYTEFTTDENGYTSVEHIPLGKYVVQEVQTLDGLVLNETAYPVDFFAKDDVTATIHHGLTITNEITKTEITKMMITGSPETPGAKLRVIDEENTLIDEWVSAYQVPHKIAGLTSGKKYTLHEEMTVDGYYYADDITFTVNSDGTVLAVEMIDKPVEYLIEKVNEEGKAISGVRLQLKNLSTGELVPLPNDGVTTAEAFQLNNLHAGQQYELEEVEIINGVHRASMIQFTVPKYNPTTSEPIKIQMIDLTVDISFKKVDEDGKTVAGAILEIYEATQNENQEYVPVLDENQNPKLVHRFATTDEDIYDIGQYVKGGSTYILHEVEAPFGYELMDQDIVFTATGTKEKPQLIQAVDRKKKIYVRVKKVDAEDYDTVLENTEFTLYHSDSTIAMDIYGRSTVGLTDKYGFVDFAVPYAAEGLYIMETEAPKGYEISFEKYEIKHLSAQNFNPEKPIELTVADEKEKDIPTGVGIHFGVWFCVIGGIIGIAWTIFSTRRIRK; from the coding sequence ATGAAGATAGAAAAGATCAAAAAACAAATTCAAAATTTGATTTTGCGTATCATGTCAGTATTCATGATATTTACACTGATATCACACATGCATGTTCACGCAGAAAGTACAACAATCACTTGTACAAATGTACCTGGTAGACAAGTCTATTATGTGGATGGAGTTGCCTATGATACACCAGAGTCACATTTCTTACGTGCGGATGGAGTACCCGCATATTGTATACAGCCTAAAATACCGGAAATCTATCACCCAATCGGCTATGTAGGTGAAGATCCAGGATGGACAAAGATGTCAGAACTTGACCAAAATATCATGCTTGCATATGCATTTTTTGGTTATGGTTTTGATGGAGAAAGGACAGATGAACGATATTTGGCGGCACAAGATTTGATTTGGGAATATTTAGGTACGACAAATATTACACGTGCGACAATTGATACAACACAAAAGAAAAATGAAATACGATCACTTGTAGAACAACTACATACTATGCCAAATCTTCAGGTTGTAGAGTATAACAATAACGTAAAAGAAGGTAGCTTCTTTACGGGTGAAATTGATGGTAATATTCCTGTTCATGTTATAAATACAAATGGTAATCTTGCAAACTTTGATGTGCTAGTTGAAAATGGAACACTTGTAGATGCGAATGGAGAGTTAGTGTCTACTGTTGTGGGGAATGACTTCTATGTAAAAGTTGCGATGGGACAACAGGCAAAGATTCGCTTTATCAACAAACTTTTATATCGCAATGATGAAGGTGGAGAAAATCAAATTATCTATCGTTCTTCTATTAATCAGGACGTCATCAAGGCAGGAAAACTACATGTGGATAGTGCAGAAATTAACCTGCACGCAGTAGGGACAAGTCTAAACTTAATCAAGCACGATGTAGATACAAACCTTCAAAAACCACAAGGTGCTGCAGAATCTTTTGTGCAAACCAGTTATGAATTATTTGATGAAACAACACAAACTACAGTAGGTATGTTAAACATTGACGAAAGTGGTGTTTCTAATACAATTGACGGACTGTATTACTCACACCAATATAGTGTAAAAGAAATTACAGCACCGAAGGGATATAAACTAGATACCGAAAAGAAAACAGTTCTATTCAATCAATTGCCTAGTTATACAAATCATATTTCACTTGATGTTACGGATGATGTAATCACAGGGAAGTTTCGTATTCATAAATTATTTGTCGATAAACACCAGTCAGCGTTAGCGACAAATGAACAAGGTGCTACATTTACAGCAATCTTACAGAAACATATTGATCGCTTTGGTAGCTTTGAAGAAGCCTATCAGCACTTATCAGAGTTTACACCAAAAGAATATGCAGTGATTACTACAGATGAAGAAGGTATTGCAGAATCTGGTGAACTTGCATATGGAAAATATACAATACGACAAACATCCGCAAAGGATAGTGAAATGGAACTATTAAAGGAGGACTTTGTATTTGAAGTTTCTCGTGAGAATCAACCAGAAGTAAAGTATGAGATTAGCAATATTTCAAAAGAGTATTATGTGCGTCTTGTAAAGAAAGATGCAGAGACTAACGAAATCATTGATTTTCATTCTGTAGGTTTTAAAATCAAAGACGCAGATGGAAACTATGTTGTTCAACGTGTTGGAGAACGTAGTTATGATACATTCCAGACAAGCGCAAAAGAAGATGAGAAATACCCTGAGGGTACATTCTGTGTTGCACAACAGCATGGTACAATTACTACTCCACTAAAACTAGCACCAGGCAGTTATACGATTGAAGAAATCAGTAGCCCTGATGGATTTACAAGAGAGACACAGGAGATTCCCTTCACGTTAAAGCAGGAAAATGTTGTAAATGTAGATGAGGATAATAACCAATATATTACAGTTGAAGTGAGAAATAATCGTATTTATGGAAAACTCGAACTGCAGAAAAAGGTAGAAGAATATCAAAGTGATCGTAATTTGGTAATAGAAAAGAGTTTGGCTGGAATTGTTTTTAGATTGATTGCAGCAGAAGATATCATCGAACCAATCCATGGAAATGTGATATTACCAAAAGGGCAAGTATATACAGAATTCACAACGGATGAAAATGGATATACATCAGTTGAACATATTCCTTTAGGAAAGTATGTTGTACAAGAAGTTCAGACACTTGATGGACTAGTATTAAATGAAACAGCATATCCTGTGGATTTCTTTGCTAAAGATGATGTAACAGCTACGATTCATCACGGGCTTACAATTACAAACGAAATCACAAAAACTGAAATCACAAAGATGATGATTACAGGTAGTCCAGAAACACCTGGTGCGAAACTACGAGTGATTGATGAAGAGAATACGTTGATTGATGAATGGGTATCTGCTTATCAAGTACCACATAAGATTGCAGGCTTAACTTCAGGCAAGAAATATACTCTACATGAGGAGATGACAGTAGATGGATACTATTATGCGGATGATATCACATTTACAGTGAATTCAGATGGAACAGTACTAGCAGTAGAAATGATAGACAAGCCAGTTGAATATCTCATCGAGAAAGTAAATGAAGAAGGCAAAGCAATAAGTGGTGTTCGTTTACAACTAAAGAACCTTTCGACAGGAGAGTTAGTTCCACTTCCTAATGATGGTGTTACAACAGCCGAAGCCTTCCAGCTTAATAACCTGCATGCAGGCCAGCAATATGAATTAGAAGAAGTAGAGATTATTAATGGTGTACATCGTGCATCAATGATTCAGTTTACAGTTCCAAAATACAATCCAACAACATCAGAGCCAATTAAGATTCAAATGATTGATTTAACGGTTGATATTTCCTTTAAAAAAGTAGATGAAGATGGTAAAACAGTTGCGGGAGCTATCCTTGAAATTTATGAAGCAACACAGAATGAAAATCAAGAATATGTACCTGTATTAGATGAAAATCAAAATCCAAAACTAGTTCATCGTTTTGCCACAACTGACGAAGATATTTATGACATTGGACAGTATGTAAAAGGTGGCAGTACCTATATCTTGCATGAAGTAGAAGCACCATTTGGATATGAACTGATGGATCAAGATATTGTCTTTACCGCAACAGGCACAAAGGAAAAACCGCAGCTCATTCAAGCGGTTGATCGTAAGAAGAAAATTTATGTTCGCGTAAAGAAGGTAGATGCGGAAGATTACGATACAGTACTTGAGAATACTGAATTTACGCTCTACCATTCTGATAGCACAATTGCAATGGATATTTATGGCAGAAGTACAGTTGGTCTAACAGATAAGTATGGCTTTGTGGACTTTGCGGTACCATATGCTGCAGAAGGATTGTATATTATGGAAACTGAAGCTCCAAAGGGCTATGAAATCTCTTTTGAAAAGTATGAAATCAAACACCTTTCTGCCCAAAACTTCAATCCAGAGAAACCCATAGAATTAACAGTTGCAGATGAGAAAGAAAAAGACATTCCAACCGGTGTTGGGATTCACTTTGGTGTATGGTTCTGTGTTATTGGTGGAATCATTGGTATTGCATGGACTATTTTTTCAACAAGACGTATACGTAAGTAA
- a CDS encoding class B sortase yields the protein MLVKIKISLCLLLVVFGICIYARKWRLLENEQEKILNLTEKLQLQNVKDIIRFNTHAWNDLKKRNPDFWAWMYWQGEIVSQPVVIDIGGKEYLYRNFDGEPSMSGTPMIFETKSKNKIIYGHHVGYGTENAVFTRLAELTDKKLFYEYQIFYLCMQDRIEEYRVFSITIKNKELDWNYQQKEFTSADKFYEWIADAKRVALIYDTDLKPKYNDDFVTIQTCLDAYSSKRVILLALKTREYTIEDDSF from the coding sequence ATGTTAGTAAAGATTAAGATCTCTTTGTGTTTACTACTCGTAGTATTCGGTATATGTATCTATGCAAGAAAGTGGAGATTGTTGGAGAATGAACAAGAAAAGATTTTAAATCTTACAGAGAAACTACAACTCCAAAATGTAAAAGATATAATTCGATTTAACACGCATGCATGGAATGATCTGAAGAAACGAAATCCGGATTTTTGGGCATGGATGTATTGGCAAGGAGAGATTGTATCACAACCTGTTGTGATTGATATAGGTGGAAAAGAATATCTCTACCGGAATTTTGATGGAGAACCATCCATGAGTGGTACACCAATGATCTTTGAAACAAAATCAAAAAATAAAATTATTTATGGTCACCATGTTGGTTATGGTACTGAAAATGCAGTGTTTACTAGACTTGCTGAATTAACAGATAAGAAATTATTTTATGAATACCAAATATTTTACTTATGCATGCAAGATAGGATTGAGGAGTACAGAGTATTCTCGATCACCATAAAAAATAAAGAGTTAGATTGGAACTATCAGCAGAAGGAGTTTACTTCTGCTGATAAGTTCTATGAATGGATAGCAGATGCGAAAAGAGTAGCACTTATATACGATACAGATTTAAAGCCGAAATATAACGATGACTTTGTAACAATACAAACCTGTTTAGATGCATACTCTTCGAAAAGAGTTATCCTACTAGCGCTGAAAACCAGAGAATATACAATAGAAGATGATTCATTTTAA
- a CDS encoding B3/4 domain-containing protein, whose translation MKIILDKSLEALGVKHVVIGIAKNVDPNAELTPAFLQKQKEVEEWALQCNIDEVIQHPFIQGYIELMQKSGRSIKKNPPTIPAFIRNIQHRGSMPHINSIVDIYNVETLKSFLAIGGHDLDKIQEPLLFTVSQKEDTFLPICSTPKHVAETDYLYRDSQGILAWMGVRDGENYKFDDTTKNAIFIIQGNGNTPVEDRVEALHRIEHDLRECMPALEFETIIVDAE comes from the coding sequence ATGAAGATAATCTTAGATAAAAGTTTGGAAGCTCTTGGCGTAAAACATGTTGTGATTGGTATCGCTAAAAATGTTGATCCAAACGCAGAACTAACACCAGCATTTTTACAAAAGCAAAAAGAGGTGGAAGAGTGGGCACTACAGTGTAATATTGATGAAGTGATCCAACATCCATTCATTCAGGGCTATATTGAATTGATGCAGAAGTCTGGTAGAAGTATCAAGAAGAACCCGCCAACCATACCAGCATTTATTCGCAATATTCAACACCGTGGCTCTATGCCTCATATCAATAGTATCGTTGATATTTATAATGTTGAGACATTGAAGTCTTTTTTGGCAATCGGTGGTCATGACTTAGATAAGATTCAAGAACCACTCTTGTTTACTGTTAGTCAAAAAGAAGATACATTCCTACCAATCTGTTCAACCCCAAAGCATGTTGCAGAGACAGATTATCTTTATCGTGATAGTCAGGGTATCTTAGCGTGGATGGGCGTTAGAGATGGCGAAAACTATAAGTTTGATGATACTACAAAGAATGCCATCTTCATTATCCAAGGGAATGGCAATACGCCGGTTGAAGATAGGGTAGAAGCGTTACATCGTATTGAACATGACTTAAGAGAATGTATGCCAGCGCTAGAGTTTGAGACGATTATCGTTGATGCAGAATAG
- the mgtE gene encoding magnesium transporter produces MSEEILKENMNEERLRHMIEAGEAAGLSEYIKENNPIDVAQAAEYLDDEELWKMCSILSSEDIASVLEQAKDELRVRFTYALSNNELLEIFSSMAQDDIVDIIGDLTIGRRKAIVNMMKDKDRTEITNLLEYPADTAGGIMTTAYIAIKEDLKVIEGLEKIREIGPKIEIIEIIFVVNARGQLIGTADLRDILSSDKNMLIADITKENFISVGPEMDQEEVAKLVSKYDLKAIPVVNQRMAILGIITVDDIIDVIVEEYNEDILEMGGVSKEESLDTTLLQSIKLRLPWLLINLITAFMASFTVKVFEGTIAQVVALSSIMTIISGMGGNAGSQTQSILVRQIATDKIDFKRVWRSFVKEIFLGVIDGTINGLITAIIVMILYRNIFLGVITVIAMIGNLVVAGIFGFLVPVILDKFGADPAVSSSIFVTTATDVLGFFIFLGLANIFLPMLI; encoded by the coding sequence ATGTCTGAAGAAATACTGAAAGAAAATATGAATGAAGAAAGACTGCGTCACATGATTGAAGCTGGTGAAGCCGCAGGACTTTCTGAATATATCAAAGAGAATAATCCGATTGATGTAGCACAAGCTGCTGAATATCTTGATGATGAAGAACTATGGAAAATGTGTAGTATCTTATCTTCAGAGGATATTGCCTCCGTATTAGAGCAAGCAAAAGATGAGCTTCGTGTTCGCTTTACATATGCACTATCTAATAATGAACTTCTTGAAATCTTTAGTAGTATGGCGCAGGATGATATCGTTGATATTATCGGAGATTTAACAATTGGTAGGCGTAAAGCAATTGTGAATATGATGAAGGATAAAGATCGTACAGAAATCACAAATCTGCTGGAATATCCTGCAGATACAGCTGGTGGTATTATGACGACTGCCTACATAGCAATTAAAGAAGATTTGAAGGTCATCGAAGGACTAGAGAAGATTCGTGAGATTGGTCCTAAGATTGAAATTATTGAAATAATCTTCGTTGTAAATGCAAGAGGGCAGTTAATTGGTACTGCGGATTTACGTGATATTTTATCTTCTGATAAAAATATGTTGATAGCTGATATCACAAAGGAAAACTTCATCAGCGTAGGACCAGAGATGGACCAGGAAGAAGTTGCGAAACTTGTATCTAAATACGACTTAAAAGCCATTCCAGTTGTAAATCAACGTATGGCAATTCTTGGTATCATTACTGTCGATGATATTATCGACGTTATTGTCGAAGAGTATAACGAAGATATCTTAGAAATGGGTGGTGTATCCAAGGAAGAAAGCTTAGATACAACACTATTACAATCTATCAAGCTACGTTTGCCTTGGCTATTAATTAACTTAATTACAGCGTTTATGGCATCCTTTACAGTAAAGGTATTTGAAGGTACTATCGCTCAGGTTGTTGCGTTAAGCTCTATCATGACAATTATCTCCGGTATGGGTGGTAATGCTGGTTCTCAAACGCAGTCGATTCTAGTTCGTCAAATTGCGACAGATAAAATTGATTTCAAGAGAGTTTGGAGATCCTTTGTAAAGGAAATCTTCCTTGGAGTTATTGATGGTACAATTAATGGTTTGATTACAGCGATTATTGTAATGATTCTATACCGTAACATATTCCTAGGTGTCATTACAGTTATTGCGATGATTGGTAACTTAGTGGTAGCAGGTATTTTTGGATTCTTAGTGCCTGTTATTTTAGATAAATTTGGTGCTGATCCAGCTGTATCTTCTTCCATCTTTGTAACAACAGCGACAGATGTATTGGGATTCTTTATCTTCCTGGGACTAGCAAATATATTCTTGCCGATGTTAATTTGA
- a CDS encoding SLC13 family permease: MVLALVLFVVMYTFLLALPEKRPYVALIAAGVFILLGILPLGNVIGAVDWNIILMLAGTMMVVQLFIESQMPALMAEGLLKAVPNIQWAVVVLSIFSGVISAFVDNVATVLMVAPVGLAVSKKLKTNPIPVLIAIAVSSNLQGAATLVGDTTSILLGGYANMSFNDFFVFMGKPGIALSVEIGAAMTIPVLLFLFRKSKDPIHEEITTKVTDFVPSLLMIGVIATLIIASQFENKPQLTNGLICMSYALIGIIYRAIREKSTDVVKRAIQAIDFNTLFLLIGLFMVISGITEAGVIDAIAELFVKLGGSSVFVMYTMIVFVSVIISAFVDNIPYVATMLPVVQGIANSMGVEPYVLYFGLLIGATLGGNLTPVGASANIAAIGILNKEGYKVSSKDFFRIGIPFTLIAVFSGYIVTWLIWG; the protein is encoded by the coding sequence ATGGTACTTGCATTAGTATTGTTTGTTGTCATGTATACATTCTTATTGGCACTTCCTGAAAAACGTCCATACGTTGCACTTATTGCGGCAGGGGTATTTATTTTGTTAGGAATTTTACCGTTAGGGAATGTCATTGGCGCTGTTGATTGGAATATTATTCTAATGTTGGCTGGTACGATGATGGTTGTACAGTTATTCATTGAAAGTCAAATGCCTGCATTAATGGCAGAGGGATTATTAAAAGCTGTTCCAAATATTCAATGGGCAGTAGTTGTATTGAGCATTTTCTCTGGAGTTATTTCTGCGTTTGTTGATAATGTTGCGACAGTATTGATGGTTGCACCTGTTGGTTTAGCAGTATCAAAGAAATTAAAGACAAATCCTATTCCAGTATTAATTGCGATAGCAGTTTCTAGTAACCTACAGGGTGCTGCGACTTTAGTAGGGGATACAACAAGTATTCTTCTAGGTGGTTATGCGAACATGAGTTTCAATGATTTCTTTGTATTCATGGGGAAACCTGGTATTGCGTTATCAGTAGAAATTGGTGCTGCAATGACAATTCCAGTATTACTATTCTTGTTTAGAAAATCAAAAGATCCCATTCATGAGGAAATTACTACGAAGGTAACAGACTTTGTACCTTCATTGTTGATGATTGGTGTGATTGCGACACTTATTATCGCTTCCCAGTTTGAAAATAAACCACAACTTACCAATGGCCTAATCTGCATGAGCTATGCATTGATTGGAATCATCTATAGAGCAATCCGTGAAAAGTCAACCGATGTTGTAAAGCGTGCGATTCAAGCGATTGATTTTAATACTTTATTTCTATTAATTGGTTTGTTTATGGTAATTTCAGGTATTACAGAAGCAGGCGTGATTGATGCGATAGCAGAACTCTTTGTAAAACTAGGTGGTAGTTCTGTATTTGTGATGTATACAATGATTGTATTTGTATCGGTAATCATCTCTGCTTTTGTGGATAATATTCCATATGTTGCGACAATGCTACCAGTCGTGCAGGGGATAGCGAACTCGATGGGTGTAGAACCATATGTTCTATACTTTGGATTATTAATTGGTGCAACACTCGGTGGTAACTTAACACCGGTTGGTGCGAGTGCAAATATTGCGGCAATTGGCATTTTGAATAAAGAGGGATATAAAGTTTCTTCTAAAGACTTCTTCCGCATAGGGATTCCGTTTACGCTAATTGCAGTATTTTCCGGTTACATCGTAACTTGGCTTATTTGGGGATAA
- a CDS encoding carbohydrate kinase family protein, with the protein MKKILIIGSAHVDFVSHVDKLPQGNEEFNVIKQEQIISGTGFKAADVFQHFDFPYELYAPIGTGIYGETVEAEMVAHNLPINVRTELVNGCTYHMVDEEGNQTYFSVPGGEYNFDMSFVQTLEKDDIHAVLIYGEMLSEEGVVDLLNTLDDLEKPIYFVPGEFGDQMDEDVFRALCSLNPILLLSETDAYYLSLEKYHDFKLTAEYLHTMTSSDVLIFKNDEGVYCYGDEKFLLPCEHVSDVELQAAVFVLAQLAGVDVKNSMAFMCDFAQKLVHDWDDFTFAEGKIRLAEIIAQK; encoded by the coding sequence ATGAAAAAGATATTAATTATAGGATCGGCACATGTAGACTTTGTTTCGCATGTCGATAAACTTCCGCAAGGAAATGAAGAGTTTAACGTTATAAAACAAGAACAAATTATCAGTGGTACAGGTTTTAAAGCTGCTGATGTATTTCAACATTTTGATTTTCCGTATGAATTATATGCGCCGATTGGTACCGGTATTTATGGCGAAACTGTAGAGGCAGAAATGGTAGCACATAATCTACCAATTAATGTAAGAACGGAGCTAGTAAATGGTTGTACCTATCACATGGTTGATGAAGAAGGGAATCAAACCTATTTTAGTGTGCCTGGCGGTGAATATAACTTCGATATGTCATTTGTACAGACATTAGAGAAAGATGATATCCATGCAGTATTAATCTATGGAGAAATGTTAAGTGAAGAAGGTGTGGTTGATTTATTGAATACTTTAGATGATTTAGAAAAACCTATCTATTTTGTACCAGGTGAATTTGGTGATCAGATGGATGAGGATGTTTTCCGTGCACTTTGTTCATTAAACCCAATACTATTACTATCTGAAACAGATGCATATTATCTCTCTCTTGAAAAGTACCATGATTTCAAACTGACAGCAGAATACTTACATACAATGACTAGTTCAGATGTTTTAATTTTTAAGAATGATGAAGGTGTGTATTGTTATGGAGATGAGAAGTTCTTGTTACCATGCGAGCATGTATCTGATGTCGAATTGCAAGCTGCTGTATTTGTTCTTGCACAATTAGCTGGTGTTGATGTGAAGAACAGTATGGCGTTTATGTGTGACTTTGCTCAAAAGTTAGTACATGATTGGGATGATTTTACCTTTGCAGAAGGTAAGATTAGACTTGCAGAAATTATCGCACAGAAGTAA
- a CDS encoding HAD-IC family P-type ATPase yields the protein MSKKGLTTSEINQRIQENKVNGESKKLSKSTINIIKENIFTYFNFLNIVLFVFVFTTGKYQNAMFMGAVITNALIGIIQEMRAKKLLDQIRILTTTKVNACRDDAWIEISVDEIVQDDLLSLQAGIQIPIDGIVVEGSLEVNESLLTGESEPVYKKVGYTVYSGTIVLSGDAEVSVTKVGHDRQSEKIMEGAKISGFQKSALQKDLQKLIKIVSVLIVPVALILAGMQMGVKELGYSDIVLNTSAAIIGMIPEGLVVLTSVALAVSTMRLLKFKALVQELYSIEGLARVDVVCLDKTGTLTQGDMQVDHVEIVSDISEMNLRAYMQAYLEMEKHPNPTAKALLEYFKSDTKIQVDSFQPFASERKYTSAYLHDIGTLYVGAFEFIFNKEDAVYQTYHDTFSQGELRTIAIALTREDDNKELLGLVYIRDVMRPNVNETLTYLSKQGVTIKVISGDYPKTVSSIARKAGVPNADKYIDLSVGEIDYDQVVEEYTVFGRVLPKQKKELLKALQRKHVVAMVGDGVNDIPALRQADVSIAMLAGSSAAKDISDIVLLENDFNVVPSIVCEGRRVINNISRASSMYLVKTLFSFFLTIYVALFQTVYPFVPVHLTMISAICVGIPTVFLQLEPSYEKLNGRFLLDAFLRALPSAITVVLAAIFTKVYRTSTGLPLESANAILVFVTGVIYLYTLYRIYQPTTKYRLTIVLIMSFLFVIVYYFTQSILGISFGLELLPVTLLTSVIGVVLVTLLGFSLTMRSK from the coding sequence ATGTCAAAAAAAGGACTTACAACAAGTGAAATAAACCAGCGTATTCAAGAAAATAAAGTAAATGGTGAATCAAAGAAATTATCAAAGTCGACGATAAATATCATTAAGGAAAATATCTTTACATATTTTAATTTCTTAAATATCGTGCTTTTTGTATTTGTATTTACGACTGGCAAATATCAAAATGCAATGTTTATGGGTGCGGTTATTACAAACGCGCTCATTGGAATCATTCAAGAAATGCGTGCGAAAAAATTATTGGATCAGATACGTATTCTTACAACCACTAAAGTGAACGCTTGCCGTGACGATGCGTGGATAGAAATTTCTGTCGATGAGATTGTGCAAGATGATTTATTAAGCTTACAAGCAGGGATTCAGATACCAATTGATGGAATCGTAGTAGAAGGTAGTCTTGAAGTAAATGAAAGCCTTCTGACGGGTGAATCTGAACCGGTTTATAAAAAAGTTGGGTATACTGTTTATAGTGGGACAATAGTACTAAGTGGAGATGCGGAAGTATCTGTTACTAAAGTAGGGCACGATCGCCAATCCGAAAAGATTATGGAGGGCGCAAAGATATCTGGGTTTCAGAAGAGTGCGCTACAGAAGGATTTACAGAAACTTATCAAGATTGTATCTGTCTTAATTGTTCCTGTCGCATTGATACTTGCGGGAATGCAGATGGGAGTGAAGGAGTTAGGGTATTCAGATATCGTATTAAATACATCAGCCGCAATCATTGGTATGATTCCAGAAGGTTTAGTCGTACTAACGAGTGTTGCCCTAGCCGTTTCTACGATGCGTTTATTAAAATTCAAGGCACTTGTGCAGGAACTGTATTCGATTGAAGGTCTTGCAAGGGTTGATGTGGTATGCCTTGATAAAACAGGTACATTAACACAAGGAGACATGCAGGTTGATCATGTTGAAATTGTCAGTGATATTTCTGAGATGAATCTACGTGCATATATGCAAGCATATTTAGAGATGGAAAAACATCCAAATCCTACTGCGAAAGCTTTGTTGGAGTATTTCAAGAGTGATACAAAAATTCAAGTAGATAGTTTTCAACCGTTTGCGAGTGAACGCAAATATACAAGTGCTTATTTGCATGATATAGGAACACTATATGTTGGTGCATTTGAGTTTATATTTAACAAAGAAGATGCTGTCTATCAAACGTATCATGATACGTTTTCTCAAGGAGAGCTGCGTACGATTGCGATAGCACTTACAAGGGAAGACGACAATAAAGAATTATTAGGCTTGGTATACATCCGTGATGTGATGCGACCAAATGTAAATGAAACATTAACCTATCTTTCTAAACAAGGTGTTACAATCAAAGTTATCTCTGGTGATTATCCAAAGACAGTTTCTTCAATTGCAAGAAAAGCTGGGGTGCCAAATGCAGATAAGTATATCGATTTGTCTGTTGGTGAAATTGATTATGATCAAGTAGTTGAAGAATATACAGTTTTTGGAAGAGTGCTTCCAAAACAAAAGAAAGAACTACTAAAAGCGCTACAGCGTAAACATGTTGTGGCGATGGTAGGGGATGGTGTCAATGACATTCCTGCTTTGCGACAAGCTGATGTCTCTATTGCCATGCTTGCAGGTTCATCGGCTGCGAAAGATATTTCTGATATTGTTTTATTAGAAAATGATTTTAATGTCGTACCTTCTATTGTCTGTGAGGGTAGAAGAGTTATCAATAATATCTCTAGAGCATCTTCAATGTATCTAGTAAAAACGTTATTTTCATTCTTTTTAACGATTTATGTTGCACTATTTCAAACTGTATATCCGTTTGTACCAGTGCATCTAACAATGATAAGCGCAATCTGTGTAGGAATTCCAACCGTATTCCTACAGCTAGAACCTAGCTATGAAAAACTAAATGGTAGATTTTTATTAGATGCATTTTTGCGAGCACTTCCATCCGCAATTACAGTTGTATTGGCTGCAATCTTTACAAAGGTCTATCGGACATCAACAGGGTTGCCTTTGGAAAGTGCGAATGCAATCCTAGTATTTGTGACAGGTGTTATCTATCTGTATACTTTGTATCGCATTTATCAACCAACCACAAAGTATCGTTTGACCATTGTTCTCATCATGAGTTTTCTCTTTGTGATCGTCTATTATTTCACGCAATCTATCTTAGGAATTTCGTTCGGTTTAGAGTTACTTCCAGTTACACTTTTGACAAGTGTGATAGGCGTTGTATTAGTAACTTTATTAGGCTTTTCATTGACAATGCGTTCAAAATAA